The Malus domestica chromosome 06, GDT2T_hap1 genome has a segment encoding these proteins:
- the LOC103434102 gene encoding uncharacterized protein: MGGCDMNGNLYEEKFSAPMPWIGMYVAAASLACLIAMAADVILGIRHHKYWFPCKFFSINATSLTLIGIAIKLSVDLNTPMPNRHDQLAKLSSSALICTAMANSMPSLGAMENEEMFMNVIALGILVITLIVNICIQLATGAIFVFWKEHASVMFIMLVLLLMLIFSALTVPRTKNYLEKGYKKRYQLSSKECTNASGRKEVTKLRDTLTKLWLMAHTSSPQFVMGRSVTCTASGAFCLLSAMILAQAMFRTYLMPWSIKFCSGESDYKLTTTLILFTQAVAVGVGTISPSFRWFIAINFKCPKRGNISYRKEFEIERYWIQGLAELKKCPLNFRIKSRDCRKLAHEARNKLLDLCIAMQKGIVLSSKAIRFISIFLVSRIFLLSDLFREWKKKKLEFDSIPMSQKNPRQDLSNYVLYLEGEDALVHYMMNSNCDATDHWIQKGTKEEPKHLIKLLGKSTASQGFKGVAEFDSDQVPSLQCEEPPNCWALPVVTLTSIALALPNIGSGSIENLIDGVHEGLMYMNAIEKQLDSKGDLANIRKAAGVVWLRVDLYHTWLDLDLGRLSRQGKSLKETLEELSETAKSIFEECRKRKMSKENVCSRDIPSKWSVKELAANSMYRISQTLLLNPKGKINESSERLYESMVVMISDIMGACLTNLQEAVAIKCFNSTIEEREESMRLAVHVLGKTERILYIVEPGIPSNLDHHQMACIDEWRLPRKPQINFKACTSFPISESDRDSSAGSSDHFYLPMD; this comes from the coding sequence atggGTGGCTGTGACATGAACGGTAACCTGTATGAGGAGAAGTTTAGTGCACCAATGCCTTGGATTGGCATGTATGTAGCAGCAGCATCCTTGGCCTGTCTGATTGCAATGGCTGCAGATGTAATCCTCGGCATCCGGCACCATAAGTACTGGTTTCCCTGCAAGTTCTTCTCCATTAATGCCACATCTCTGACCTTGATAGGTATAGCCATCAAATTGTCGGTGGATCTGAACACTCCCATGCCCAACCGTCATGACCAGCTTGCAAAGCTTAGCAGTTCTGCCTTGATCTGCACAGCAATGGCTAACTCCATGCCGTCTCTTGGAGCCATGGAAAATGAAGAGATGTTCATGAATGTAATTGCCTTGGGAATTCTAGTCATCACCCTTATTGTCAATATTTGCATCCAATTAGCTACCGGTGCAATCTTTGTTTTCTGGAAGGAGCACGCTTCGGTTATGTTCATCATGCTTGTTTTGCTCCTCATGCTGATTTTCTCGGCTTTAACCGttccaagaacaaagaattATTTAGAAAAAGGGTACAAGAAAAGATACCAATTATCTTCAAAAGAATGCACAAATGCAAGTGGTAGAAAAGAAGTTACCAAACTCAGAGACACATTGACAAAGCTTTGGCTGATGGCTCACACCTCTAGCCCTCAATTTGTGATGGGCAGGTCAGTGACATGCACTGCTTCTGGAGCTTTCTGTCTTTTGAGTGCCATGATTTTGGCCCAAGCCATGTTTAGAACATACTTGATGCCATGGTCCATTAAGTTTTGCAGCGGGGAATCAGACTACAAATTGACAACCACTTTGATTCTATTTACGCAAGCAGTTGCAGTAGGAGTTGGTACTATTTCCCCGTCGTTTAGATGGTTCATCGCCATCAACTTTAAGTGCCCGAAAAGAGGAAATATAAGCTACAGAAAAGAATTCGAAATAGAAAGGTACTGGATTCAGGGGCTTGCGGAGTTGAAAAAGTGTCCATTAAATTTTAGAATCAAATCTCGGGACTGCAGGAAACTTGCACAtgaagcaagaaacaaacttTTGGACTTGTGTATTGCAATGCAAAAGGGGATTGTCCTATCAAGTAAAGCAATTCGATTCATTTCCATTTTCTTGGTGAGTCGGATCTTTTTACTCAGCGACTTGTTCAGGgagtggaagaaaaagaagttgGAATTCGACTCCATCCCAATGTCCCAGAAAAACCCAAGGCAAGATCTTAGTAATTATGTTCTGTATCTTGAAGGTGAGGATGCGTTGGTTCATTACATGATGAATTCCAACTGTGATGCTACTGATCATTGGATTCAGAAGGGAACAAAAGAAGAACCCAAGCATCTCATTAAGCTATTGGGGAAATCAACAGCCTCACAAGGATTCAAAGGAGTGGCAGAGTTTGATAGTGATCAAGTTCCCTCTCTACAATGTGAAGAACCTCCAAATTGTTGGGCTCTTCCTGTTGTGACACTAACAAGTATTGCACTTGCACTTCCAAACATCGGTTCTGGTTCAATCGAAAATCTGATAGATGGGGTACATGAAGGGCTCATGTACATGAATGCCATTGAGAAACAGCTGGATAGCAAAGGAGATCTTGCCAACATCAGAAAGGCGGCAGGGGTCGTGTGGCTAAGAGTTGATCTATATCACACATGGCTAGATTTGGATCTCGGAAGATTGTCACGTCAAGGGAAGAGTCTAAAGGAAACACTTGAAGAACTTTCTGAAACTGCAAAATCCATATTTGAAGAATGTAGAAAGCGGAAGATGAGTAAGGAGAATGTGTGTTCGAGAGATATCCCTTCCAAATGGTCTGTTAAGGAGCTTGCCGCTAATTCCATGTACAGGATAAGCCAAACTCTTCTGCTAAATCCTAAAGGAAAAATCAATGAATCAAGTGAGAGATTATATGAATCAATGGTTGTGATGATCTCTGACATAATGGGTGCGTGTCTCACAAATTTACAGGAAGCTGTGGCAATCAAGTGTTTTAACAGCACAATTGAAGAGAGGGAGGAAAGTATGAGACTTGCAGTTCATGTTCTTGGTAAAACTGAAAGGATTCTTTATATTGTGGAACCTGGTATTCCTTCAAatttggatcatcaccaaatgGCATGCATTGATGAGTGGCGTTTGCCACGGAAACCCCAGATCAATTTCAAGGCCTGCACATCATTTCCAATATCAGAGAGTGACAGGGATTCTTCGGCAGGCTCAAGTGATCACTTTTACCTGCCgatggattag